The nucleotide window AAGTGCTAAATAAAAGCTAAAAAGACAAAATGCAGAAAATAATCCATTAAAAAAATATTTAGATCTGGAAGCTTTAATGAGTTCTTTACACTCATAATTTTCTTTAAAAGTTCTGTACACATATAAAAAGAAAAAACTTAAGAATATTGGAGCACTGACGGAAAGAGTAACCCAACTTGCAGTTTCTTCAGGTTTGCAACTATTTGGATTTTTGCAATTTATAGTAATAACTATACTTAAAGCAATTGCAGGGCCAAAAACACTTACTAAAAGGTAATATCAATACTTATGCTTCCACTTAAGTACTAATTGTTGTTTTTCTTTATTTCCTTCTCCTTGATTAATAATTGTTTTATGTAATTATCTATTACAGCATGTACTAATTTATATTCATCTTCTCCATAATCTTTAGCTAATAATACAGATTGTTGAATTAAAATTGCAGGTTCCGTTTTGAAAACTGAATATTCTGAAAAAGCTTCCAGAATAATCGCAAGAATACTCAAATTTAATCTGTGAACACTTCAATCTGTTCTTAAAAGTTGATCAATTTGTTCTAAAAAAAGAGTTTTATCTTTAATGTATCTTTTGTAAATGCGCCATTCAAAGCCAGTCCAACTATCATTTCCATGCTTCTTGCTCTTTTTAGCTTCATCAAAAGAATTTCAAATTAAATCAGAATATATTGCTTCGCATATATTAATTCGCTTCTGAAATCTCGATATTCTATAAGATTGAATTTCACTATCCACTTCATTTATTTCTTACCATGACTAGAAGAAGACAGTAACTCTAAATGTTCAGGAATAGTTACAAGACTATCTTCTTTATAAGCTATTAATGTTTCTTGCCCTACTGCTTCTGCAATGGCATCGCACAATAAATTAGCCAATAAATAAATAGATTTAGGAGAAAAATTATTAGCTGGAATAGAAAAATCAACAATATCAGGATTGTTATTACTATTTATTATTCCTACTACTGGAATATCCATTTTTTTAGCTTCTAATATGGGAATTAAATCATTTACAGGATTAAAAATTACCAGCACATCAGGCAATTTAGTTAAACCTTTAATTCCATCATAATTTTTTTCTATCTTTAGCTTTTTCTTTTTTAATTGAGAAATTTCTTTTTTAGTTAATTGTTGACTAAGATTTTCTTGTTTTAAAAACTCATCTAATTCTGTTAATTTATTTAAGGTTTTATTTACCTGTCTGAAATTAGTGAATAAACCCCCTAGTCATCTTTGAGTAATATAAAAGACATTAACTCTTTTTGCTGATTCTTTAACTATATCAGCAATAATTTTGTTTTTAGAAGAAACAAACATAATTTCTAATCCTGATCTAGATAAGTCATAAAGATAAGAATATGCATTTTGTAAATGTTCCATAGTTTTTTCTAAATTAATAATGTGTCTTTTCTTATATTCTTCTTTCAATAAAAATGGAGCCATCTTTGGCTCTCATAATCTTGATTTAGCCCCTAAATGAAGGTCAAATTCTACCATTTTTTCTATAGAAATTAGATCTCTTTTTTCATTCATTAAATAAACTTGTGCTTCTTTAAAGTACTCAACTTTAAATTTAATACTTAAAAATCAATAAGATAAGATTGATCAGATTTAATTTTTTGATTTTACAGTTATTAAATTATCTCTAAAAGAGTTGTTTTAAGCGATATCTTTAATTTCTTAAGTTAAAAGATATAAAAGATTTAATGTCAAGTAATACTTTAGGAATTCTTCTCGGGATTTGCTTATTAGTAATTATTCTAGGAGCTTGCTACATTCTAAAAATAAATGGTGAATTAAAACATAAGAATTCAAATAACAATGAAGAACTAAATAAAGAAACTATAAATAAATTAAATAGTTTAGAGCAATTCTCTAAAAATTTACAAAAACAACTTTTTTATGAAGAAAAAGAACGACAAGAGAGGGAAATTAGAGCAGAGCTTGAAGAAGCTTATAACCGAAGAATTAAACGAATTGAAGAAGAAAGGAAAGAACAAAATGAAATAATTTATAGACTAAAAGAAAAAATTAAACATCTAACAGAAACACAAGAACAAATAAGTTGAGAAAAAAATAGATTGGAAAGAATTAATTTTGATTTACGCGAAGATCAAAAAAATCATGCTATTTTTATAGATTTTTATGCTGCTTGCAAAGATTGGGGTTTGAGTGAGATAGAAGAGGTAAGAAATTTCATTAAATATTGAAGGGAAAATTTCGAATATATTGAAATAACTAAACGAAAGTCTAAGAGTAAAAAGGGACCCCAAGAAGGGGGAAAAGAAGGAGAAAAAGAATGAGAAAGACTCTTTAAAAAAACTTTTGAAGAATGGCCTTCTTATGAATTTAAATTAACAAAACAACCTAGAGACCAATTAGGGAGAAGGGCCGACTTTAAGATTGAATTTTCTTCAGGCAAAAAATATTTAGATAGTCTAGGAGTACTAAAAATATTAATAGAATTAAAGACTTCGCACAAAAAATTTATTGATGTTAGTAGTACTGATTTCAGAGAACTTACTGAACAAATTATTAAGTTATTAGAAGAAACAAGATACAATAACGAAAAATTTGATATAGCTCTTTTTATTATTGGAGAAAAACTAATACCACAAATATTAGGGGATGAAGATGTTATTTGATTTGGGTTAGGAGGAGAAAGAATTCTCTCTTTAGAGGAATACATAATACGAGGAGATCCTATTCTTGCTTTAACCAGCTTTGAATATTCCCACATTTTGTTAAAACATTTATTCTATTCTTGAAGAATTTTTGCAATTACTTCTGATAACAAAATATTTTCTAAATCAAGAGATATTAAACAATTTGAAGAAAGAATTCCTAATTTAAATAGACAAGCTTTGAATTTATTTCATAGTACAACCAAATTAAAAGATGAACTTCTTGAACAATTAGCAATGATCATTGGAGAGCTTTGAAAGAAAAGTGAAGAATTGAGGCATTGAAAAATTGATATAGATAAAAGAAATGAAATTCTAAAAATTACTGAAAGAGAAGTTCACGCAGCTATTGAATGAGTTCGTTCAATAACTGTAAAACATGATCAATCTTGTACTTGCGATTCTTGCGAACAAAAGCGTTGAATTGATAAAAATTGCAAAGAAATAGATTTATTTAGAAAAGAAATTAGAAGACGAGGGCAAGAATTTTTCTCCTTAAAGAGAAAAATTGAGAGAAAAAATAGAAAAAACTTCTAAAACACCTTTTAGTTAGTTGTACAAATATAAAGCTTTAAAAATAGGGCTATTTGGGGGTTCTTTTAATCCTCCACATTTAGGACATATTTATCTTTCTAAATATGCTATTAAAACACTTAAATTAGACTATTTAATTCTTATACCTACTTTTCAATCAGTAGATAAAGATAAAAATATTTATGCTGATTCTCAAGATAGATTAAATATGTTATTGCTTTCTATAGCAGGAAAAAAAGTAATAATTTCTTCTTATGAATTAAAGCTAGAAAAAGCAATAGAATCAATTATTACAGTTAGACACTTTAAGTCTTTATTTCCTAGCGCAAAACTTTATTTTTTGTTTGGAGAAGATCATTGCTCTTCTCTAAATACTTGAAAAAATATTAAAGAATTATTTTCTTTAACTGCTCCTGTTATTTTTAGAAGAACTAAAAACTTTTCCAAAGAAAAAATTCTTCCTTACTTAACTAAACTAAATATTTTGAATACTAAATTTCTGAATAACCCCTTTTTTCCCATTTCTTCTTCTGAATTTAGAAGAAGTAGAAAAAAAAATTTATTACATAAAGATGTTTACAAATACATCGAAAATAAAAAACTTTATTTAAAGTAAATACAAATTTTTAGTTAATTTTTTTTAAAGAATTAAATCTAAATAATTTAATTAAATCTACATATTCTGGTTTAGATTCTCTCAATTTGGAAGAAAAAATACAAAATAAAAATATTAAAGCTGTTAAAAAGCTTAATGAAACTAAAGAATTAACATTATTTGCTAAAACTGAAGCAATAATATAGTATGCTGTTAGAATAATATATCCTATACCTCAAATACAGCTAAAAAAGGTGGCTGTTTTTTGAGTACTATAATTCTTGTATTCAAGAGGAATAAATAGTAGAACTGATTGAATTCCTAAACCAAAAAAGGCCAGAAAAAAAGCTCCAAGAAAAATAATGACATTCGTAAATCAAAAAATAGTACTATCATTTCCCCAAATATTCATTGCTCAAGCGGCTGCGGACATTACAACTCAAATAGCGAACATAGTATGCAAAGAACATTTAACTATTGAAGTTCTTTGAAATCTTGAAAGATTTAATTTTCCTAAAAAGAAAAGACCAAAACAAGTTCCAGTAAAGAAAATCACTGTATAAAGTGATTTTCAATCAATAGTTTTAAATATTTCTCCTTGCGCTGAACTTAATTTTTCTTTATTTTCGCTAGATAAATGACTAATTAATCCTTTTAATTTATCAGGAACAAAAGTAGAAAATAACACTGAAACCACTAATAAACAGCTATAAGTCAAAATTCATAATCAAGCCTCTTTTTCTCTCAAAAGAGTAAAGTAATTCTCTTTTTTCTCCAAAGATAATTTCTCTGAGAGAGAAATTAATTCAAAGTCTTTTCCATGAATATAAAAGAAAATTAAAGGTAGAAATGCTAATAATGCAGTTACACTTGCAGTTCATCTTCAATATGTAGTTAAAAAATTAGAAATAGGAGAGATCATGAATAATAAATTTACTACCAGCCCTGAGAGAGCAAAAGTAAATCCGTTTCAAGCTACTAATTTTTTTCTCTTTTCAGGAAGAACTAATTTTGACAGTAAAGGAGAAATGTAAATTATTGTCAAAGTTCCTCCTGCAGCCATAATTAATCTCCCTAAAATGAGAACAGTTCAATGGGGACTAAATACTAAAGGCAAAGAAAGAGTAACTAAAGCACATGCCATTAAACATGCTTTCCTAAAACCAAGCTTCATCAATATATAAGAAGCTGGGATTGTGAAAATACCTCTAGCTATGGTAATTGCAAAATTAACTGAATCTGCTGCAGTTCCTTTTGAGATAAATTCAAAAGCTTCACTTCAACCTGTTTTTGTATTTCCCGATGATGATCCTTTTAATTTAGAAAAAATTAATCAATTAGTACAAAACATACAATAAGCAAAAAATAAAGCTATTCACATATTAAAGGCCTTCGGATAGAAGGTCTTTAAATCTAAATTGAGCTGTATCTTATATTTATTAGTTGGTCTTTCAGGAGGTCAAAAAGGAAGATTCCTTCTTTGAACTAAAAAATTAAACAAGTTTTAAAACAAAAACTAAAAGTTTAGAAAAAATGAACTCTCAAGTCTTTTTAGATAAGACCAGAAATAAATGAATTTATTTGACGCAATTGTTCTTCATACTTCCATATTGCTTTGATTTTTTGATATTAATATTCTCAACCATTTCTTTTTTTCAGGAAATGAGAATAAATGGCGCCGCAACAAATAATGGACAACATTCTAAGAGATGATACGAAACACCTCAACTATCTTATCTAAAAATTGGATATCTTTTCATTATTGGTTGCTTATTCATGATTATGAATTGCAAATATAAAAATTGTCATAAATTGGGAAAATATTGCAATTTTTTTTATCCCGAATATAAACTCTGAACATTTTGCTCTATTATCCAACCATTTTTAATTTTGTTATCTCAAATTATTGAAGGAGTGCCAAATTCCGAAGAAAAAAAAGGAGGAGAGGCGATAAGCATCATCTTACTTTTTATTCAAGTGGCGCAATTTTACATTATCTATATTTATTTAAAGAGTTGTTGAAAGCCTGTCAGTCAACAATTTTTCTCGCTATATAGAAATAAATGAGGAATATTTGATTCCGCAAGATTTACTTATTATGCCACGAGAATTTTTGGAATATTGTTTTTAGAAATTATTATTTTCGCTGCTTTTAATTTATTAATTCAAAATTTTTTAACTAATTCTAAAAGTTCAACACCAAGCAATGGAACTGAAAATCAAAACCAAATAGTAGGAAAACTAAATAATATAAAACAAGGTCAAGAAATTGGAAGATTTATTTTTACAGTAATTACATTAATTATTATCTCTCCCTTTATTGAAGAAATAATATATAGGAAAGTAACACTAAAAACTACAAACTTTAATTGAAAAACAATTTTTACTAGTTCTATTATTTTTTCTCTTTCACATATAAATGTCACTAAAGAAACAATTTTTCATCTTTGACCTTATTTATTGGGAGGATTCACCTATGCTTTAACTTATAAATATTTCAAAAATATTTGAGTGGGGATATTAACTCACTCTTTACATAACTTAATTACATTAATAATAGTTTTGTGAAAAATTTTTAATCCTCACTCAGTAAATACAATAGCTACTAACACCATTATTTAATTAATTTCTATTAATCTTTTATTTTCTCTATAACTTCTTCCAAATTTAGATATTTTTTTATCTCCTAATTTAACTAAATCTCCAGTAAAAAAAATATTTATATGAGTTAAAAATTGACCTACACCAAAACCATCAACTCTAACTTTTTCATCAATAAATTCTTTAATTTTTTCTGGAGTAAGTCCAGAAGAAATATAAATCTTTACATGTTTTCCTCCAAAAGAATCTAAGGATTCTCTTAATTTTTTAATTAATGTAGGATTCACTCCCATATATTTTCTTTCCTCGGGAAAATCAATTAAAGAAGAATCTTTAATTGTTGGATGGGTATCCACTCTAACTCCTTTTAATTTTTTTCCAAATTCTTTAAGCACTGTCAACGAATCTTCTATTACATTATTATTGAAATCTACTAATGCTATTAAAGGTAATTTGGGAAAAATTTCATGATATTTTTTCATAGTCTTTAAGATATCTCCTTCAAAAATTTGAATAGCTCCATGAGGAAGAGAATGGTAAACATTTATTTTTTCTTTTTCATTAGAAGATAATTCTTTATAGAAGGGGAAACTTTTTAAATTGGGGGCTGAAAAAGATCTAATCCCTCCCACATAATAAGCTCAACAATCTCCTTCTATATTTCTATAGTGATCTGATCTATCTGCCATACAAATAATTTCTATACCTTGAGCCGCAGAAATGCATTCTTTAGCATTATTTGATAAAGAAGTAGATCTTGAAAGAATTCCATCTATTATTCCTTCATAAATGGAAATATATTGATATTTCCCTTCTAGCTCTAGCACTACTTCTAAATTATTAATTAAAGCTCCTTCTTCTAAATAACGAACTTTAATTCTTTTATTTTCTATTTCTTTCTCTAAAAGTTTTAAAACTTCTTTAATTCCTGATAGAATAACTGAATTTTTTCTCTGAAAAAATTGCATCACTACTATTTCATCAGAATATATAGAAGATAATTTTTGGGCATCAAAAAAATAGCTAGAAATTATTTTTTTGAGATTTCCCACCTTTAAATTAATTTAATTTCTTAAGCTTAAAGATGGGAGTATTTTTACAATTGACGTAAAAATTCAACTTATCCTGCGGCAGGCTTAACAGTGCCTCAAACTGTTTAATTAAATCCAACAAACTTAATTAACTTAGTCGGTAGCGGTCTTAGCAGCTTAACTCAATTAGCTGTTTAGTTTTTAAATAAACTTTTTCTGAAGGGGTTTTAGTCGCATTTAAAGGGATAAGCTAAAACAGGAATTTTTATCGGAGATGGGAGAATGACCCATTACTTCCACCATTTTTATTAACAATAGTTAAATAATTAGATAAGTATGTCTAAAATAGTGAAAATAGGCATTCTTACAGCAAACAATATTGAAGATATGGAATTCATTATTCCTTTTGATATTTGAAGAAGAGCTAAATTTGTTGTAGAAACAATTTCTTGTGAAGTGAAAAATAATGCATTATTGCATTACTCAAATATGAAAATTAGTGCTAATTTCAAATTAAAACTAACAAATTTAGAGCAATATGATCTCCTTTTCTTTCCTGGGGGTCCAGCTTTTAGAGCTTATCTTTCCCCTCCAGCTACTTTTAAAGATTTAGGTGAATCTAAATTGCATACAGCAATTAAAAAATTCTATAAAAGTCCAGACAAATGATTAGTTTCTATTTGTGCTGCTCCAATTTCACTATTAACTATACTAGAAGGAGAACTTCACGAAAACTTTAAATTCACTTGTTACAATGATTCAAAATTAATTGGTGATTATTCTAAATTATGGGTTGATAAGCCAGTTGTTATTCATCAAGAAAGACAATTTATTACTGCTCAAGCAGCTAGTTGTGCTTTACAACTAGCTTTCTTAGTGGTAGAACTATTTACTAGTAAAGAAGAAGCTATTAAATTGGCTAAAACTATTCTTTATGATTATGTTTCTCCTTTAGGAGATTAAATTTAATTGTTTAATTAATTCATTGTTGTAAATTCATTCTCTAGCTTCCGTATTGGAAGCTAAAAGAGCTACAAGTAAATCTAAAGTATCTTCTGATAGTTGTTCTTTTAATTTATCTATATTTTCTCCCAAAAAGTCAAATTGATTTACTTGAAATAAGAAAGTTAAGTAATGTCTTTCCTTATCTCCTTTCTTATCAGTAAATATATAAGGCGTTTTTTGATCTGGAAGGGTTCTAAAAAATCCGGAAAATCTATTTCACATTCTATAAAAATCTTTGTAATTTTTTTTTCCATCTTGAGTTTCAGAAGTTTGAGAAACTTGTTCGCCTGACTGTTTATTTTCTAAAACTTGCTTAATTTTTTCTTTTAACTCACCAATAGTTAAAGCCTCAAGATCAAAATCTTTTTCAACTTGACTACTATCAAATAATTCAGCTAAAGCTTGCAATAAAGTTGGATTAGGTCTAGTTTTATCTTGTAAATTCAAATATTTTAAAATTTTTTTCTTTAATTTAAAAGAATCAAAAATAGTTTTTAGCTCTTCATTACTTTGTAAATGAATTTTTCAATTATCTTCAAAAAATAGACCTTCTAAAAATCCTTTATTCTCTTCTTCTGTTGAAGAAAAATTAGTATTTTTTGAATCATTATTTATTCAAAACTTTTCAAAAATACTTGTTTTAAGCTCTTCTGGAATCTCTTTAGTTGTAAATTTAGGAGTTATTAATCCCATAAATCCACCTAATTTATTTTTCTCTGCTCCATGTACATCATTTTTAATAGCTTGTGCTTCAAAAATTTCTTTGTAAAAACTAAATTCTCTTTTTTTAGAAGAGATTTTTTCTTCCTCTTTGGAAAAGTTTGTAGTTCCAGTTAATAATGGATTTTGTATTTCTGAAGGTAAAGATTGTGTGAAATTAGAAAGTAAATTTTTAGGTTTGCTGGAATCTTCATTTTTGTCTTCTAATTTTTTAGCTATTTCTTCCATTGTTTCCGGATTTATTTCTTTTAATCAAACTAAATAAGAGTTTTTATTGAAACTCTTATTAAAAATATGATTTGTTAATTTAGATAAATTTGAATAATTATTTTTTCTAAGTCAATATATTGAATATAAAAAAGAAATTAATTCTCTAGAATTCAAGGAACTACTTTCATAAGCATCATCACTTAAATAAAAATTTCTTAATATTCAAGAATTTCTTGCTTTAGTAATTCAAGAGTCAATTTTTCGTCCATTATCTTCAGTTGATTTTTCTTCTTCTCCTTCTTCTGGATTATTTTGTAAATTTCCAAATATTGCTCTTTCTTCAACTGGCAAACTTAGTCAACTATCTAAAAATAAAGTCTTATTAATTAAATTCTCCCATTTATTTTTTTCTTCTCCATTTTCGATATTTTCATTATTTGTATTAAGAAAATCTGCAAATCTTTTAATTTGTCCTGCAAGATTTTCATCTTCATTATTAGCCGCGACATTAAGTAATTCTTCTATTTTCTTGGAAAATACTGAATTAACTAATAAAGATTTATTTTCTAATATTTTCTCCAAATTTGCTCTATTAAGTAATTCTGAATGAAAAATATTTTCTAAAGACTTAATTTGAAAATCTTTTTCTCCTTCTTTATTTAATAATTCTTTTAATTTATTGGCCTTTTCTTCTAATCCATAAATATTGTTTTTAATTAAAGAATTAAATAATTTGCTATAAAAAACATAATGATTATTGCCATTTTGTTTTTCTTTATTTTCTTTTTGCCTCAAATTATCAAATTTAATTTCTTCTTCTGAAAAAGAATTTTTATTTCCAAAAATAAGGGGATGAGGATTAAATAATCCATCTTCATCATTTAAAACAATTATTCTTTTATTTTGTGGATCTCCATTTGCAGAATTATTTGGTAGATGTGTTGCAAAAGAAGAAGGAACTTCCCTATATATACTTGAAAGAATGCTTGAAAAATTCTTGATATTTTCCACTCAATAAAGTTTTTCTAAATATTCTTTAATTGCACCAAATATCTCTGAATGTTTCTTGAAATATTCCTCAAAACTTAATTTATCTGTTTTTTGAGCTCTCATTAAATCTAATTTCAATTCAAAAAATAAATTAGTTTGTCCATTTCCATTTTTTTTAGATAGCAAATATTTAAAAAATATATTTTCGAAATTATGATTTAAAAATTTTTCAATATTTTCAAAATCACTTTTAGCTAATTTATCCATAGAAATAGAAGAAAATTGATTTTTTTTCGGAATACCATAAATACTTATTCCTTCTTTTTCTCGAGAAATTATGAATTTATCATTACCCCATTCATTGGATTTTTTATTTTTTAATTCTCTAACACCATACAGACAAGCATATTGATTTGAACTAGGCCATCAACTTCTCCTATTTTCTTCTAATATCTTATTTCAAAAATCCTCTTTAAATATTGATTTTTTAACTAATATACAATCCCCACTAATTTTTTGCTGATTTGTGTAATTTTTATTTTCCTCTAATTTTTCTAAAAATAGAAGCAAAGGATTTTCTTCAAAATTTGTATTAGTTTTATTTCTTAAATTAGATAAATCAAGCTCTGAAAGCTTATCTCCATTAGAAGAAAAAGTAGAGTTTTTATTTTCCAAAATATTGAAAAGATAAAGTAAAGAGGCCAATTTTCTTCCATCTTTTATTTCTTTTAATTTGGAAATAGTTAATACTTTCTTTTGGAAATATTTAGAATCAATTTCTTTTTGATTTTTCAAATTCAAAATGAATTGTCTGTAATTTGAGTGAATTGTTTCAAATGCAGGAAATAAATAATTCTTTATTTCTTCTTTTTCTTTTGCTAAATTATTTGGTTTATTAAAAATATCGCTATTTTCTCCTTTAGTTGAATAATTAATATTTCATTCATAAATTTCAAAAGGTTTTTCTTGTTCTTTCCATTGTTCAAAAACAAAATTTCTAAAATCTTCAAATTTATTTAATAAAAATCATCCTTTTTCTTTAAAAAAGAAATCAATGAAAAAATTTTTAATTAAACCTCAAGAAAAATCATCTAAATTATTCTTACTTTTTCAATAATTTAAGTGATAATCAAAGAAAAATTTATTAATTTTTTGAGAAATTGGATAAAAATCTTTCTGATTTTTCCACATTTTGATAATTCATCCCATTAAAAGCTGTTTAACAACATTTTCTACAGTACTTTTAGAAAAAGTTGTTAAATTCTTTGAAAACAACATAGAAACTTTTTCGGTTTCATTACTTCCTGGAATAATCGAAAGAATATTATTTCAATATTTAATGGTTGAATCAAATTTTTCCATTTTTATATCTTTTTCAGGAATTCCATAAGTTCTATAAAGTGGTATTCCAGCTCCCCCGCCTATTAAAGAAAGCATTAATATTTTTTTAAAAAACAAAGTAATCTAACTTAAATGTCTTTGATCAACATTACTTTGGAATTTAATATCATGAGCTTTTAATTTATAAGTTCCACTGAAGAATTCATTCATTGATTTTTCTTTAGTATTCAATTCTTCAGTTTCTTGAATTATTAATTCAGACAATATTTCTGTAGGAAGTTTTTTAAATAATTGACATAATTTTTCTTCTGAAGAAAAATCTTCTCCCGAAACTTGAATGAAATAATTATCTTTTTTTTCTTTTTTACCATTTCCTCTTTTTCTCTCAAAATATTTATTGTCTAACTTTTTATTTCCGTTTGTTTGAGAACTTTGAGTTATTTCTTCAACTTTTTTATTAAATATTTCTTCTATTTCTTCCTTTTTATAGTATTTGGAGGCATACAAGCTTTTATCAGTATGTAATAATTGATAAATTAAAGCCTTCTTTTTATCTTCCAAATACAATCTCTTTTCTAACAATTTGTTATTTGAATTATCTTCATAATAATGAATTAATTCAGTTTTATAAAAAGAAGGTCAAATATTATTGTTGATTTTTGAAAGTCTAAAAACTATATCATCTAGCTGTCCAAAACTATTAATACTATTTATATACTTGATTAATTTATCTAAACTAGAAAAATTAAATAAATTGCTACTTTCATCTGGAATAGAATCTTTATTTTTTTCTAATTTCAATAAAAATAAAGGTATTTTCTTTTTTTCTGTTGTTCCATTGCCATTTGTGGCGTTGCTGGAATTGGGCGCGCCATTAGATT belongs to Mycoplasma parvum str. Indiana and includes:
- a CDS encoding DUF3713 domain-containing protein gives rise to the protein MLSLIGGGAGIPLYRTYGIPEKDIKMEKFDSTIKYWNNILSIIPGSNETEKVSMLFSKNLTTFSKSTVENVVKQLLMGWIIKMWKNQKDFYPISQKINKFFFDYHLNYWKSKNNLDDFSWGLIKNFFIDFFFKEKGWFLLNKFEDFRNFVFEQWKEQEKPFEIYEWNINYSTKGENSDIFNKPNNLAKEKEEIKNYLFPAFETIHSNYRQFILNLKNQKEIDSKYFQKKVLTISKLKEIKDGRKLASLLYLFNILENKNSTFSSNGDKLSELDLSNLRNKTNTNFEENPLLLFLEKLEENKNYTNQQKISGDCILVKKSIFKEDFWNKILEENRRSWWPSSNQYACLYGVRELKNKKSNEWGNDKFIISREKEGISIYGIPKKNQFSSISMDKLAKSDFENIEKFLNHNFENIFFKYLLSKKNGNGQTNLFFELKLDLMRAQKTDKLSFEEYFKKHSEIFGAIKEYLEKLYWVENIKNFSSILSSIYREVPSSFATHLPNNSANGDPQNKRIIVLNDEDGLFNPHPLIFGNKNSFSEEEIKFDNLRQKENKEKQNGNNHYVFYSKLFNSLIKNNIYGLEEKANKLKELLNKEGEKDFQIKSLENIFHSELLNRANLEKILENKSLLVNSVFSKKIEELLNVAANNEDENLAGQIKRFADFLNTNNENIENGEEKNKWENLINKTLFLDSWLSLPVEERAIFGNLQNNPEEGEEEKSTEDNGRKIDSWITKARNSWILRNFYLSDDAYESSSLNSRELISFLYSIYWLRKNNYSNLSKLTNHIFNKSFNKNSYLVWLKEINPETMEEIAKKLEDKNEDSSKPKNLLSNFTQSLPSEIQNPLLTGTTNFSKEEEKISSKKREFSFYKEIFEAQAIKNDVHGAEKNKLGGFMGLITPKFTTKEIPEELKTSIFEKFWINNDSKNTNFSSTEEENKGFLEGLFFEDNWKIHLQSNEELKTIFDSFKLKKKILKYLNLQDKTRPNPTLLQALAELFDSSQVEKDFDLEALTIGELKEKIKQVLENKQSGEQVSQTSETQDGKKNYKDFYRMWNRFSGFFRTLPDQKTPYIFTDKKGDKERHYLTFLFQVNQFDFLGENIDKLKEQLSEDTLDLLVALLASNTEAREWIYNNELIKQLNLIS